From Macaca mulatta isolate MMU2019108-1 chromosome 1, T2T-MMU8v2.0, whole genome shotgun sequence, the proteins below share one genomic window:
- the LOC144332743 gene encoding uncharacterized protein LOC144332743, whose translation MALLPGPGARAAPPRPGWGLRSPGNGGKEEAERVGRKTAAPSGTEGLGGSKRSASGPAPGVDGAANLRVATRSSEECSLPLLEPQAQDRPAARPLAEPALSLRQPIGASPRADPVPAPDRSLSGGSTHNGRFLKPRLRRSSDLTLLPSLECSGAISAHCSLRFHGSSDPSTSATK comes from the exons ATGGCGCTTCTTCCGGGTCCGGGAGCTCGAGCTGCGCCGCCCCGCCCTGGCTGGGGGCTTCGGTCTCCCGGTAATGGGGGAAAAGAGGAGGCAGAGCGGGTCGGGAGAAAGACGGCAGCCCCTTCGGGAACAGAGGGACTCGGGGGGTCAAAACGTAGCGCTTCCGGCCCCGCCCCTGGGGTCGACGGCGCCGCAAACCTACGCGTCGCGACGCGGAGCTCGGAGGAGTGTTCCCTCCCTCTCTTAGAGCCTCAGGCGCAGGACCGCCCCGCAGCGCGTCCCTTGGCAGAGCCCGCCCTGTCTCTGCGGCAGCCTATTGGCGCCAGCCCGCGGGCCGATCCTGTTCCCGCCCCCGATCGGAGCCTTTCGGGTGGCTCCACCCACAATGGGCGTTTCCTCAAGCCACGCCTGCGCAGGTCGTCG gatctcactctgttgcccagcctggagtgtagtggtgcgatctcggctcactgcagcctccgcttccacggctcaagcgatccttccacctcagccaccaagtag